A window of Argopecten irradians isolate NY chromosome 1, Ai_NY, whole genome shotgun sequence contains these coding sequences:
- the LOC138308683 gene encoding uncharacterized protein has product MDAISHLMLAVCCCLFVLSVEEVDALKFRPKLTAGASRPNGLSFTPTRERMGGFGGFGMDAMCALCIRLGDYQCYLRYCTGGSFRGMGGFAGRGGIAGRGGFAGRGGVPLPAPFVPWNPSCAACQTDSCRRLWCASGLGGFTAGAAGRGGAFGPYSYYRTPSVYNTANRYTASISYNKPFNYGRSYKK; this is encoded by the exons ATGGATGCTATATCACATCTGATGCTAGCAGTATGTTGCTGCCTGTTTGTCTTATCCGTTGAGGAAGTGGACGCTCTCAAATTCAGACCAAAATTAACAG CAGGTGCATCAAGGCCCAATGGATTGTCCTTCACTCCTACAAGAGAAAGGATGGGTGGCTTCGGAGGATTTGGGATGGACGCCATGTGTGCTTTGTGTATACGGTTGGGTGACTATCAGTGCTATCTGAGATACTGTACCGGCGGTAGCTTCAGAGGCATGGGTGGTTTTGCCGGGCGGGGTGGTATTGCCGGGAGGGGTGGCTTCGCCGGACGGGGCGGTGTCCCTTTGCCCGCACCTTTTGTGCCATGGAATCCATCCTGTGCCGCGTGCCAGACAGACTCTTGCAGAAGACTGTGGTGTGCAAGTGGATTAGGAGGATTTACCGCAGGAGCAGCTGGCAGGGGTGGAGCTTTTGGACCTTATTCATATTATAGGACACCTAGTGTATATAATACCGCAAATAGGTACACTGCCTCCATATCGTATAACAAACCATTCAATTATGGTAGAAGTTATAAAAAgtga